One stretch of Streptomyces sp. MMBL 11-1 DNA includes these proteins:
- a CDS encoding TetR family transcriptional regulator, whose protein sequence is MREVLAQAAFQLFLERGFERTTVDDIVARAGVGRRSFFRYFPSKEDAVFPDHERCLAETTEFLAAVDDSDPVGAVCDAARIVLRMYAANPEFSVQRYRLTREVPGLRTYELSVVRRYEQILAGHLRSRFGRDGDGELRAEVIAASVVAAHNNGLRLWLRSGGVGDPEVAVDHALALVREVWERPAGKEGGPSPSSSPTLPSPEGRREGGLPVGSASGPAAALPATGLPAASFPVSGDGEVIVMVARKGTPMWRVVRQIEAAVGES, encoded by the coding sequence ATGCGGGAGGTGCTCGCCCAGGCGGCCTTCCAGCTCTTCCTGGAGCGGGGCTTCGAGCGGACGACCGTGGACGACATCGTGGCGCGGGCCGGAGTGGGCCGCCGCTCGTTCTTCCGCTACTTCCCCTCCAAGGAGGACGCGGTCTTCCCGGACCACGAACGCTGCCTCGCCGAGACGACCGAGTTCCTGGCAGCCGTCGACGACAGCGACCCGGTCGGCGCGGTGTGCGACGCCGCGCGCATCGTGCTGCGGATGTACGCCGCCAACCCCGAGTTCTCCGTGCAGCGTTACCGCCTCACCCGGGAGGTGCCGGGGCTGAGGACGTATGAACTGTCGGTGGTGCGCCGCTACGAACAGATTCTCGCCGGGCACCTGCGGAGCAGGTTCGGCCGGGATGGCGACGGGGAGCTGCGGGCCGAGGTGATCGCCGCCTCGGTGGTCGCCGCGCACAACAACGGGCTGCGGCTGTGGCTGCGTTCGGGCGGGGTGGGCGACCCCGAGGTGGCCGTCGATCACGCGCTCGCCCTGGTGCGCGAGGTGTGGGAACGGCCCGCGGGGAAGGAGGGCGGCCCGTCCCCGTCATCGTCGCCGACGCTGCCGTCGCCGGAGGGGCGGAGGGAGGGCGGGCTCCCGGTCGGTTCCGCGTCCGGCCCCGCCGCGGCCCTTCCCGCGACCGGGCTTCCCGCTGCCTCCTTTCCCGTCTCCGGCGACGGTGAGGTGATCGTGATGGTCGCGCGGAAGGGCACCCCGATGTGGCGTGTCGTGCGGCAGATCGAGGCAGCCGTCGGAGAGAGCTGA
- a CDS encoding inositol monophosphatase family protein — translation MIDDFLYGTDGHTGATAEVEAAVRAAAAAEIMPRHRKLAAHEIIEKNGPHDLVTAADRMAEEHLTAALTELLPGSVVVGEESVHADPAVYDALGGDAPVWIVDPVDGTRQFVRGEAGFCTLVALAQHGEVHASWTYAPVLGEMAVAVRGRGATLNGTPIRSGSPAPGAVLKVAMSHPDYTDEAQKRALFGLRVEGVAARPCGSAGLEYLAVARGALDATAFSWEYAWDHAAGLLLVTEAGGAQSTLSGAPFRIAGGNDLPFTAARDGATVQRVLAALRTDG, via the coding sequence ATGATCGATGACTTCCTGTACGGGACCGACGGACACACCGGAGCGACGGCCGAGGTCGAGGCCGCCGTGCGCGCCGCCGCCGCGGCCGAGATCATGCCGCGCCACCGGAAGCTGGCCGCCCACGAGATCATCGAGAAGAACGGCCCGCACGACCTGGTCACCGCCGCCGACAGGATGGCCGAGGAACATCTCACCGCCGCCCTCACCGAGCTGCTGCCCGGCTCGGTCGTCGTCGGCGAGGAGTCCGTGCACGCCGACCCGGCGGTCTACGACGCCCTCGGCGGCGACGCCCCGGTCTGGATCGTCGACCCGGTCGACGGCACCCGCCAGTTCGTCCGGGGCGAGGCCGGCTTCTGCACCCTGGTCGCCCTCGCCCAGCACGGCGAGGTCCACGCCTCCTGGACGTACGCCCCGGTCCTGGGCGAGATGGCCGTCGCCGTACGCGGCCGGGGCGCCACGCTGAACGGGACGCCGATACGCTCCGGGTCGCCCGCACCCGGCGCCGTGCTCAAGGTGGCGATGTCCCACCCCGACTACACCGACGAGGCCCAGAAGCGGGCCCTGTTCGGCCTGCGCGTCGAAGGCGTCGCGGCCCGCCCCTGCGGCTCGGCCGGTCTCGAGTACCTCGCCGTCGCCCGCGGCGCCCTGGACGCCACCGCCTTCAGCTGGGAGTACGCCTGGGACCACGCCGCGGGTCTGCTCCTGGTCACCGAGGCGGGCGGCGCCCAGTCGACCCTGTCCGGCGCCCCGTTCCGTATCGCGGGCGGCAATGACCTGCCGTTCACGGCCGCCCGCGACGGGGCCACCGTCCAGCGCGTCCTGGCCGCCCTGCGCACGGACGGCTGA
- a CDS encoding electron transfer flavoprotein subunit alpha/FixB family protein, protein MAEVLVLVDHVDGAVRKPTLELLTLARRIGDPVAVALGAGAGNTAGVLGEHGAVKVLTSDAPEFADYLVVPKVDALQAAFDAVSPAAVLVVSSAEGKEIAARLALRIGSGIITDATDLEAGDEGPVATQAVFAASYTTRSRVSKGVPVITVKPNSAPVEPAAAAGTVEALTVSFGETASGTKVVSRTARESTGRPELTEAAIVVSGGRGVNGAENFPLIEALADSLGAAVGASRAAVDAGWYPHTSQVGQTGKSVSPQLYIASGISGAIQHRAGMQTSKTIVAINKDAEAPIFELVDYGVVGDLFAVVPQLTEEINTRKG, encoded by the coding sequence ATGGCTGAAGTTCTGGTTCTGGTCGATCATGTGGACGGTGCGGTCCGTAAGCCGACGCTGGAGTTGCTGACGCTGGCGCGTCGGATCGGTGACCCGGTCGCGGTGGCCCTGGGCGCGGGTGCCGGGAACACTGCGGGTGTGCTGGGTGAGCACGGTGCGGTGAAGGTCCTCACCTCCGATGCCCCGGAGTTCGCGGACTACCTGGTGGTGCCGAAGGTCGACGCGCTGCAGGCCGCGTTCGACGCCGTCTCCCCCGCGGCGGTGCTGGTGGTGTCCTCGGCCGAGGGCAAGGAGATCGCCGCTCGTCTCGCGCTGCGGATCGGGTCGGGCATCATCACCGACGCCACCGATCTGGAGGCCGGGGACGAGGGCCCGGTGGCGACGCAGGCCGTGTTCGCCGCCTCCTACACCACCAGGTCCCGGGTCTCCAAGGGCGTTCCGGTGATCACGGTCAAGCCGAACTCCGCCCCCGTCGAGCCGGCCGCCGCCGCCGGCACGGTCGAGGCGCTGACGGTGTCGTTCGGCGAGACGGCCTCGGGTACGAAGGTGGTCTCGCGGACGGCACGTGAGTCGACGGGGCGCCCGGAGCTGACCGAGGCCGCGATCGTCGTCTCGGGCGGCCGGGGCGTCAACGGCGCGGAGAACTTCCCGCTCATCGAAGCCCTCGCGGACAGTCTGGGGGCGGCGGTGGGCGCTTCGCGTGCGGCGGTCGACGCGGGCTGGTACCCGCACACCTCCCAGGTCGGGCAGACCGGCAAGTCCGTCTCCCCGCAGCTGTACATCGCCTCGGGCATCTCCGGAGCGATCCAGCACCGGGCGGGCATGCAGACCTCGAAGACGATCGTCGCGATCAACAAGGACGCCGAGGCCCCGATCTTCGAACTCGTCGACTACGGCGTCGTCGGCGACCTCTTCGCCGTCGTGCCCCAGCTCACCGAGGAGATCAACACCCGCAAGGGCTGA
- a CDS encoding phytoene desaturase family protein, with protein sequence MPSMLDAVVVGAGPNGLTAAAELARRGLAVEVHEAHDTVGGGARTEELTLPGFRHDPCSAVHPLAIGSPAFRAMPLARHGLEWLHPEVDLAHPFPDGTAAALTRSVGESAMSLGAADAGAYRRLMAPFVGRWDTLAADFLRTPWDGLPRDPYRLARFGLLGLRPATWVSRRFSGEKARGLFAGLAAHAIAPTSGFATSAIALVFALAAHENGWPVPRGGSQAISDALASYLREQGGTIRTGSEVKRLDELPPARAYIFDTSPSALARIAGLGSAYHRYRYGASAFKIDYALSGPVPWTAPQARRAGTVHIGPDAGTIDTALKAAVEGRDPSVPFLITAQPSIVDPSRAPDGRHVFWVYGHVPAGWEGDATDVIERQLERFAPGFRDLVLARALSGPPQLAARNANYVGGDIACGAFAGLQTLIRPKLARVPYATAHPAVFLCSSATPPGPGVHGMSGHHAAKAVWRRLRAS encoded by the coding sequence GTGCCGTCGATGCTCGATGCGGTCGTGGTGGGCGCGGGGCCCAACGGACTGACCGCCGCAGCCGAACTGGCCCGCCGGGGCCTCGCGGTGGAGGTCCACGAGGCGCACGACACGGTCGGCGGGGGAGCCCGCACCGAGGAGCTGACCCTTCCGGGGTTCCGGCACGACCCCTGTTCCGCCGTACACCCCCTCGCGATCGGCTCACCCGCGTTCCGGGCGATGCCCCTGGCCCGGCACGGCCTGGAGTGGCTGCACCCCGAGGTCGACCTCGCCCACCCCTTCCCGGACGGCACCGCCGCCGCGCTCACCCGCTCCGTCGGCGAGAGCGCGATGTCGCTGGGGGCCGCCGACGCCGGTGCCTACCGCCGCCTGATGGCGCCCTTCGTCGGCCGCTGGGACACCCTGGCCGCCGACTTCCTGCGCACCCCCTGGGACGGCCTGCCCCGCGACCCCTACCGGCTGGCCCGCTTCGGTCTGCTCGGCCTCCGGCCCGCCACCTGGGTCTCCCGCCGTTTCTCCGGCGAGAAGGCCCGCGGCCTCTTCGCCGGGCTCGCCGCCCACGCCATAGCTCCCACCAGCGGATTCGCCACCTCGGCCATCGCCCTCGTCTTCGCGCTCGCCGCCCACGAGAACGGCTGGCCGGTGCCGCGCGGCGGCTCCCAGGCCATCTCCGACGCCCTCGCCTCCTACCTCCGTGAACAGGGCGGCACGATCCGCACCGGCAGCGAGGTCAAGCGCCTGGACGAACTCCCGCCCGCCCGCGCCTACATCTTCGACACCTCGCCCTCCGCGCTCGCCCGGATCGCGGGCCTCGGCTCCGCGTACCACCGCTACCGCTACGGCGCCTCCGCCTTCAAGATCGACTACGCGCTGTCGGGCCCCGTCCCCTGGACCGCGCCCCAGGCCCGCCGCGCGGGCACCGTCCACATCGGCCCCGACGCCGGAACCATCGACACCGCGCTGAAGGCGGCCGTCGAGGGCCGCGACCCGAGCGTCCCCTTCCTCATCACCGCCCAGCCCAGCATCGTCGACCCCTCCCGGGCCCCCGACGGGCGCCATGTCTTCTGGGTGTACGGGCACGTCCCGGCGGGCTGGGAGGGCGACGCGACCGACGTCATCGAACGCCAACTGGAGCGCTTCGCACCCGGGTTCCGCGACCTGGTGCTGGCCCGCGCCCTCTCGGGCCCGCCCCAGCTCGCCGCGCGCAACGCCAACTACGTCGGCGGCGACATCGCCTGCGGAGCCTTCGCCGGCCTCCAGACGCTGATCCGCCCCAAGCTCGCCCGCGTCCCCTACGCCACCGCGCACCCCGCGGTCTTCCTCTGCTCCTCGGCCACCCCGCCCGGACCGGGGGTCCACGGCATGTCCGGCCACCACGCCGCCAAGGCCGTATGGCGACGGCTGCGGGCCTCCTGA
- a CDS encoding type 1 glutamine amidotransferase domain-containing protein: MAKILFVVSGADHWTLADGTAHPTGFWAEEAVAPYRAFTDAGHEVVVATPGGVVPTVDRGSLTPDVNGGQEGADAVAAGLEAFEELRRPVALEDVDPDAYDAVFYPGGHGPMEDLAVDPVSGRLLARVLASGKPLGVVCHGPAALLAATGPDGGNAFAGYRLTGFTNAEETQAGFADKAKWLLQDRLVALGADFQEGEPWAPFIITDRNLITGQNPASSAPLAAEMLNRLS; this comes from the coding sequence ATGGCAAAGATCCTTTTCGTGGTGTCCGGCGCGGACCACTGGACCCTGGCGGACGGCACGGCCCACCCCACGGGCTTCTGGGCCGAGGAGGCCGTGGCTCCTTACCGGGCGTTCACCGACGCCGGGCACGAGGTGGTCGTCGCCACCCCGGGCGGCGTCGTCCCGACCGTGGACCGCGGCAGCCTGACGCCCGACGTCAACGGCGGCCAGGAGGGCGCCGACGCGGTGGCGGCCGGTCTCGAGGCGTTCGAGGAGCTGCGGCGGCCGGTCGCGCTGGAGGACGTGGACCCGGACGCGTACGACGCCGTCTTCTACCCCGGCGGCCACGGCCCGATGGAGGACCTCGCGGTGGACCCCGTCTCCGGGCGGCTGCTCGCCCGGGTGCTGGCTTCGGGCAAGCCGCTGGGCGTGGTCTGCCACGGTCCGGCGGCGCTGCTGGCCGCGACCGGACCCGACGGCGGGAACGCGTTCGCCGGGTACCGGCTGACCGGCTTCACCAACGCCGAGGAGACCCAGGCTGGCTTCGCGGACAAGGCGAAGTGGCTGCTCCAGGACCGACTGGTGGCGCTCGGCGCCGACTTCCAGGAGGGCGAGCCCTGGGCGCCGTTCATCATCACCGACCGCAACCTGATCACCGGTCAGAACCCGGCGTCCTCCGCGCCGTTGGCCGCCGAGATGCTCAACCGGTTGAGCTGA
- a CDS encoding AlkA N-terminal domain-containing protein codes for MHTDTERCVRAVQSKDARFDGWFFTAVLTTRIYCRPSCPVVPPKVRNMTFYPSAAACQQAGFRACKRCRPDTSPGSPEWNARADSVARAMRLIRDGVVDREGVPGLASRLGYSARQIERQLLAELGAGPLALARAQRAQTARLLIETTALPMAQVAFAAGFSSIRTFNETVREVFGLAPGELRTRAARGPRPAAVPGVIALRLPYRAPLNPSNLFGHLAATAVPGVEEWRDGAYRRTLTLPYGHGVVALSPAPDHIACRLSLTDPRDLTRAISRCRWLLDLDADPVAVDAQLRTDPLLAPLVDAGPGRRVPRTVDGAEFAVRAVLGQQVSTAAARTHAARLVTAHGVPVEDPEGGLTHLFPTPESLAGLDPEALALPRTRRTTLTTLVAALAEDRLRLDTDTDWDGARAELAALPGFGPWTVESIAMRALGDPDAFLPTDLGIRRAAERLGLPATPAALTARAAGWRPWRAYAVQYLWTVDDHPINHLPG; via the coding sequence ATGCACACCGACACCGAGCGCTGCGTGCGGGCCGTCCAGTCCAAGGACGCCCGCTTCGACGGCTGGTTCTTCACCGCGGTCCTCACCACCCGGATCTACTGCCGCCCCAGTTGCCCCGTCGTGCCGCCCAAGGTCCGCAACATGACCTTCTACCCGAGCGCCGCCGCCTGCCAGCAGGCCGGATTCCGGGCCTGCAAGCGGTGCCGCCCCGACACCAGCCCCGGATCCCCCGAGTGGAACGCCCGCGCCGACTCCGTCGCCCGCGCCATGCGCCTGATCCGGGACGGGGTCGTCGACCGCGAGGGCGTGCCCGGGCTCGCCTCCCGGCTGGGCTACTCCGCGCGACAGATCGAACGCCAGCTGCTGGCCGAGCTGGGCGCCGGCCCGCTGGCCCTGGCCCGCGCCCAGCGGGCGCAGACCGCCCGCCTCCTCATCGAGACGACCGCGCTGCCCATGGCCCAGGTGGCGTTCGCCGCGGGCTTCTCCTCGATCCGCACGTTCAACGAGACGGTCCGCGAGGTCTTCGGCCTGGCCCCCGGCGAACTGCGCACCCGGGCCGCCCGGGGGCCCCGGCCCGCCGCCGTACCGGGCGTCATCGCGCTCCGCCTCCCGTACCGGGCCCCGCTCAACCCCAGCAACCTCTTCGGCCACCTCGCGGCGACCGCCGTCCCCGGCGTCGAGGAGTGGCGGGACGGCGCGTACCGGCGCACCCTCACCCTCCCGTACGGGCACGGCGTCGTCGCCCTGAGTCCGGCGCCCGACCACATCGCCTGCCGTCTCTCCCTCACCGACCCCCGCGACCTCACCCGGGCCATCAGCCGCTGCCGCTGGCTCCTCGACCTGGACGCGGACCCGGTCGCCGTCGACGCCCAGCTGCGCACCGATCCGCTGCTCGCCCCGCTGGTCGACGCGGGCCCCGGCCGTCGGGTGCCCCGCACGGTGGACGGGGCGGAGTTCGCCGTACGCGCGGTGCTCGGCCAGCAGGTCTCCACCGCCGCCGCCCGCACCCACGCCGCCCGGCTGGTCACCGCCCACGGCGTCCCGGTCGAGGACCCCGAGGGCGGGCTGACCCACCTCTTCCCGACCCCGGAGTCGCTGGCGGGCCTCGACCCGGAGGCCCTCGCGCTGCCGCGCACCCGCCGCACCACGCTCACCACCCTCGTCGCCGCCCTCGCGGAGGACCGGCTCCGGCTCGACACGGACACCGACTGGGACGGGGCCCGCGCCGAACTGGCCGCCCTGCCCGGCTTCGGCCCCTGGACGGTCGAGTCCATCGCCATGCGGGCCCTCGGCGATCCCGACGCCTTCCTCCCCACCGACCTCGGCATACGCCGGGCGGCCGAGCGGCTCGGCCTGCCGGCCACCCCCGCCGCCCTCACCGCACGGGCCGCTGGCTGGCGCCCCTGGCGGGCGTACGCCGTGCAGTACCTCTGGACGGTGGACGACCACCCCATCAACCACCTGCCCGGCTGA
- a CDS encoding Zn-ribbon domain-containing OB-fold protein, producing MGTVQKAHEECGLSYNRCRWCGTASFRRLLCPVCASSELESERTTGHGVVVRTAVVHRYTEAARNESLVRFSEGFVFRCRIVGAAPHLVTVGARVRPVPGGEPETGEVVLELCDPPARRDWV from the coding sequence ATGGGCACCGTCCAGAAGGCGCACGAGGAGTGCGGCCTCTCCTACAACCGCTGCCGCTGGTGCGGCACCGCCTCGTTCCGGCGGCTGCTGTGCCCGGTGTGCGCGTCGAGCGAACTGGAATCCGAACGCACCACCGGCCACGGCGTGGTCGTCCGGACCGCCGTGGTCCACCGCTACACCGAGGCGGCGCGCAACGAGTCCCTCGTGCGGTTCTCCGAAGGGTTCGTCTTCCGCTGCCGGATCGTGGGGGCGGCTCCGCACCTCGTGACGGTCGGCGCCCGCGTCCGGCCCGTCCCCGGGGGCGAGCCGGAGACGGGCGAGGTGGTCCTGGAACTCTGTGACCCGCCCGCACGGCGCGACTGGGTCTGA
- a CDS encoding electron transfer flavoprotein subunit beta/FixA family protein yields the protein MSLRIVVCVKYVPDATGDRRFADDLTLDREDVDGLLSELDEYAVEQALQIADGADDAEITVVTVGPEDAKDALRKALSMGADKAVHVEDDDLHGSDVMGTSLVLAKAVERTGYDLVICGMASTDGVMGVLPALLAERLGVPQVTLLSEVSVAGGVVTGRRDGDTASEQLEASLPAVVSVTDQSGEARYPSFKGIMAAKKKPVESLDLEDLELDADEVGLAGAWTAVDSATERPARTAGTVVKDEGEGGKQLAEFLAGQKFI from the coding sequence GTGAGTTTGAGGATCGTTGTCTGTGTGAAGTACGTGCCCGACGCGACCGGTGACCGGCGTTTCGCCGATGACCTGACGCTGGACCGTGAGGATGTCGACGGTCTGCTGTCGGAGCTGGACGAGTACGCGGTCGAGCAGGCGTTGCAGATCGCGGACGGGGCGGACGATGCGGAGATCACCGTGGTGACGGTGGGTCCGGAGGATGCCAAGGACGCGTTGCGCAAGGCGTTGTCGATGGGTGCGGACAAGGCGGTTCACGTCGAGGACGACGATCTGCACGGCAGTGATGTGATGGGCACGTCGCTGGTGCTGGCGAAGGCGGTCGAGAGGACCGGGTACGACCTGGTGATCTGTGGGATGGCCTCCACCGACGGGGTGATGGGTGTGCTGCCCGCGCTGCTGGCGGAGCGGCTGGGGGTGCCGCAGGTGACGCTGTTGTCCGAGGTGTCGGTGGCCGGGGGTGTGGTGACCGGGCGGCGTGACGGTGACACCGCTTCGGAGCAGTTGGAGGCGTCGCTGCCGGCGGTGGTGTCGGTGACCGACCAGTCGGGTGAGGCGCGTTACCCCTCGTTCAAGGGGATCATGGCGGCGAAGAAGAAGCCGGTGGAGTCCTTGGATCTGGAGGACCTGGAGCTGGACGCGGACGAGGTCGGTCTGGCGGGTGCGTGGACGGCGGTCGACTCCGCGACGGAGCGTCCGGCGCGCACGGCGGGCACGGTCGTGAAGGACGAGGGTGAGGGCGGTAAGCAGCTCGCCGAGTTCCTCGCGGGCCAGAAGTTCATCTGA
- a CDS encoding O-acetyl-ADP-ribose deacetylase gives MSTSVSPAVRLVRGDITDQSVDVIVNAANSSLLGGGGVDGAIHRRGGPDILAACRELRASHYGKGLPTGQAVATTAGRLDARWIVHTVGPVFSGAQDRSALLASCYRESLRLAAELGARSIAFPAISTGIYGWPMDDGARIAVRTVLAETVEPVEEVRFVLFDAHAYVEFEEVLAMR, from the coding sequence ATGAGTACATCTGTCTCCCCCGCCGTACGCCTGGTCCGCGGCGACATCACCGACCAGTCCGTCGACGTCATCGTCAACGCGGCGAACTCCTCGCTGCTCGGCGGGGGCGGAGTCGACGGCGCCATCCACCGGCGGGGCGGGCCCGACATCCTCGCCGCCTGCCGCGAGTTGCGCGCCTCGCACTACGGGAAGGGGCTGCCCACCGGGCAGGCCGTCGCCACCACCGCCGGACGCCTCGACGCCCGGTGGATCGTGCACACGGTCGGCCCGGTCTTCTCCGGCGCTCAGGACCGCTCCGCCCTGCTCGCCTCCTGCTACCGCGAATCCCTGCGCCTGGCAGCCGAGTTGGGGGCCAGATCCATCGCGTTCCCGGCGATCTCCACCGGCATCTACGGCTGGCCGATGGACGACGGGGCCAGGATCGCCGTACGCACGGTCCTGGCGGAGACCGTGGAGCCGGTGGAAGAGGTGCGCTTCGTCCTCTTCGACGCCCATGCGTACGTGGAGTTCGAGGAAGTCCTCGCGATGCGCTGA
- the metE gene encoding 5-methyltetrahydropteroyltriglutamate--homocysteine S-methyltransferase, whose product MTAKPAAAAAQTTVYGYPRQGRNRELKKAIEGYWKGRVDADALRETAAELRRGTWRQLAEAGVHEVPTGDFSYYDHVLDTSVMVGAVPERHREAVDADALDGYFAMARGTQDVAPLEMTKWFDTNYHYLVPELGPDTVFSADSAKQVAEFQEALALGLTPRPVLVGPITYLLLAKAAPGVAVDFEPLTLLDRLLPVYAEVLADLRAAGATWVQLDEPALVQDRTPAELNAAARAYRELGGHADRPRLLVASYFGRLGEALAVLAKAPVDGLALDFTESGAGNLDDLAAAGGLPGKRLVAGVVNGRNIWINDYEKSLATLGTLLGLADRVDVSASCSLLHVPLDADAEQSIDPGIARWLAFAQQKTQEIVVLARGLGGGTDTIAAELAANRADLASRTDAALTRDPAVRARAAAVTDADGRRSQPYPERAAVQRAHLGLPLLPTTTIGSFPQTTEVRTARADLRAGRIDEAGYEERVKNEIREVIFFQEKAGLDVLVHGEPERNDMVQYFAEQLTGYLATEHGWVQSYGTRYVRPPVLAGDISRPGPMTVRWTTYAQSLTARPVKGMLTGPVTMLAWSFVRDDQPLADTARQVALALRDEVNDLEASGASVVQVDEPALRETLPLRAAEHAAYLEWATESFRLATSGVRPDTQIHTHMCYAEFGDIVQAIDDLDADVISLEAARSHMQVARELAAHGYPREAGPGVYDIHSPRVPSAEEAASLLREALEAIPATRLWVNPDCGLKTRGWPETRASLENLVAAAREIRAELPTEAA is encoded by the coding sequence GTGACAGCGAAGCCCGCAGCCGCGGCAGCACAGACCACCGTGTACGGCTACCCCCGCCAGGGCCGGAACCGCGAACTGAAGAAGGCCATCGAGGGTTACTGGAAGGGCCGCGTCGACGCCGACGCCCTCCGGGAGACCGCCGCCGAGCTGCGCCGGGGAACCTGGCGGCAGCTCGCCGAGGCCGGAGTCCACGAGGTGCCGACCGGTGACTTCTCGTACTACGACCATGTCCTGGACACCAGCGTCATGGTCGGCGCAGTCCCCGAGCGGCACCGCGAGGCCGTCGACGCCGACGCCCTCGACGGCTACTTCGCCATGGCCCGGGGCACACAGGACGTCGCCCCGCTGGAGATGACGAAGTGGTTCGACACGAACTACCACTATCTGGTACCTGAGTTGGGCCCGGACACGGTGTTCTCCGCCGACTCCGCCAAGCAGGTCGCGGAGTTCCAGGAGGCGCTGGCCCTCGGTCTCACGCCCCGACCGGTGCTGGTCGGACCCATCACCTATCTCCTGCTCGCCAAGGCGGCTCCCGGCGTGGCGGTGGACTTCGAGCCGCTGACCCTCCTGGACCGGCTGCTCCCCGTGTACGCGGAGGTCCTCGCCGACCTGCGCGCGGCGGGCGCCACGTGGGTGCAGCTCGACGAACCCGCGCTCGTCCAGGACCGCACCCCTGCCGAGTTGAACGCCGCCGCCCGCGCCTACCGCGAGCTCGGCGGACACGCCGACCGGCCCCGACTGCTGGTCGCCTCCTACTTCGGGCGGCTCGGCGAAGCGCTGGCGGTCCTGGCCAAGGCCCCCGTCGACGGGCTGGCCCTGGACTTCACCGAGTCCGGCGCGGGGAACCTCGACGACCTCGCGGCGGCCGGCGGGCTGCCCGGCAAACGGCTGGTCGCCGGTGTCGTGAACGGCCGCAACATCTGGATCAACGACTACGAGAAGTCGCTCGCCACCCTCGGCACTCTCCTCGGCCTCGCCGACCGGGTCGACGTCTCCGCCTCCTGCTCCCTCCTGCACGTCCCGCTGGACGCCGACGCCGAGCAGAGCATCGATCCGGGCATCGCCCGCTGGCTCGCCTTCGCCCAGCAGAAGACCCAGGAAATCGTCGTCCTGGCCCGTGGTCTGGGCGGCGGCACGGACACCATCGCGGCCGAACTCGCCGCCAACCGCGCCGACCTGGCCTCCCGCACCGACGCGGCGCTCACCCGCGACCCGGCCGTCCGCGCCCGTGCGGCGGCCGTCACCGACGCGGACGGCCGCCGCTCCCAGCCGTACCCGGAACGCGCCGCCGTCCAACGCGCCCACCTCGGACTGCCGCTGCTGCCGACGACCACCATCGGCTCCTTCCCGCAGACCACCGAGGTGCGCACCGCACGCGCCGACCTGCGGGCGGGGCGGATCGACGAGGCCGGATACGAGGAGCGCGTCAAGAACGAGATCCGCGAGGTCATCTTCTTCCAGGAGAAGGCCGGACTGGACGTCCTGGTGCACGGCGAGCCCGAACGCAACGACATGGTCCAGTACTTCGCCGAGCAGCTCACCGGATACCTCGCCACCGAGCACGGCTGGGTGCAGTCCTACGGCACCCGGTATGTCCGGCCGCCGGTCCTCGCGGGCGACATCTCGCGTCCCGGGCCGATGACGGTGCGCTGGACGACGTACGCGCAGTCGCTGACCGCACGCCCCGTCAAGGGCATGCTCACCGGTCCGGTCACGATGCTGGCCTGGTCCTTCGTCCGCGACGACCAGCCGCTCGCCGACACCGCCCGTCAGGTGGCTCTCGCCCTGCGTGACGAGGTGAACGACCTGGAGGCGAGCGGCGCTTCGGTGGTCCAGGTCGACGAGCCCGCGCTGCGCGAGACGCTGCCGCTGCGGGCGGCGGAGCACGCCGCGTACCTGGAGTGGGCGACGGAGTCCTTCCGGCTCGCCACCTCCGGGGTCCGGCCGGACACCCAGATCCACACCCACATGTGCTACGCGGAGTTCGGTGACATCGTCCAGGCCATCGATGATCTCGACGCCGACGTCATCAGCCTGGAAGCGGCCCGCTCCCATATGCAGGTCGCCCGCGAACTGGCCGCCCACGGCTACCCCCGCGAGGCGGGCCCGGGCGTCTACGACATCCACTCCCCGCGCGTCCCCAGCGCCGAGGAGGCGGCGTCCCTGTTGCGCGAGGCACTTGAGGCCATCCCGGCGACACGCCTGTGGGTGAACCCGGACTGCGGCCTGAAGACCCGCGGCTGGCCCGAGACCCGGGCCTCCCTGGAGAACCTGGTCGCCGCCGCGCGGGAGATCCGCGCGGAGCTGCCCACCGAAGCGGCGTGA